In Paramormyrops kingsleyae isolate MSU_618 chromosome 5, PKINGS_0.4, whole genome shotgun sequence, one DNA window encodes the following:
- the LOC111833507 gene encoding arf-GAP with dual PH domain-containing protein 2 isoform X4 produces MANWDRNKNILLELVKLPNNSRCADCCAPDPDWASFKLGIFVCLNCSGTHRNLPAISRIKSIRLDNWDDDLVQFMKANGNAAARNIYEASVPVFYYTPQHQDCTVLKEQWIRAKYERREFTAESTPFQRTYAAEVYEGSLWKKGKDNKHFLKRRFLLSQKDFTLKYFTKEDQSKMPKAVIAVKDLNAVFQPEKIGHMHGLQISYVQEDHTRNLFVYHDNGQEIVSWFNAIRAARFAFLKMAFPGANESELVPLLTRSYQKEGYMEKTGPMHWELFKKRWFILNSKDRKLLYFKTPLDAVELGVIFIGSESHGYSVKECLPRGTRGNKWKCGVTMDTPDRQFIFMCEQEREQKEWVAAFQKVIARPMLPQDYATEASLRRRR; encoded by the exons ATGGCTAACTGGGAccgaaataaaaatattttactggAATTGGTGAAACTTCCCAACAACAGCCGATGCGCAGACTGTTGCGCCCCGG ACCCAGACTGGGCATCTTTCAAGCTTGGCATTTTCGTGTGTCTGAACTGCTCCGGGACCCACCGCAACCTGCCTGCCATCAGTCGCATCAAATCCATACGCCTGGACAACTGGGACGATGACCTGGTACAG TTCATGAAAGCTAACGGCAATGCTGCAGCCAGAAACATCTATGAGGCCTCGGTCCCAGTCTTCTACTATACGCCCCAGCACCAGGACTGCAC AGTTCTGAAAGAGCAGTGGATTAGGGCCAAGTATGAGCGGAGGGAGTTCACTGCAGAGAGCACGCCCTTCCAACGGACCTACGCTGCTG AAGTCTATGAAGGGTCGTTATGGAAGAAGGGCAAGGACAACAAACACTTCTTGAAAAGGAGGTTCCTCCTCTCTCAGAAGGACTTCACCCTGAAGTACTTCACTAAAGAAGAT CAATCCAAGATGCCCAAAGCAGTTATTGCTGTAAAAGATCTGAATGCCGTCTTCCAACCAGAGAAGATTGGTCACATGCATGGGCTCCAGATCTCCTACGTCCAGGAGGACCACACCAGGAACTTGTTTGTGTACCATGACAATGGGCAG GAGATTGTTTCCTGGTTCAACGCAATACGAGCCGCCCGctttgcttttttgaaaatggccTTTCCTGGAGCCAATGAAAGTGAG CTCGTACCCCTGCTAACCCGAAGTTACCAAAAAGAAGGTTATATGGAGAAAACTGGACCGATG CACTGGGAGCTGTTCAAGAAGAGATGGTTCATTCTGAACTCTAAGGACAGAAAGCTGCTCTATTTCAAAACCCCGCTG GATGCTGTAGAGCTGGGCGTCATATTCATCGGCTCAGAGAGTCACGGCTACTCAGTGAAGGAGTGCCTACCCAGAGGCACGCGCGGGAACAAGTGGAAGTGCGGGGTGACCATGGATACGCCGGACCGGCAGTTCATCTTCATGTGTGAGCAGGAGCGAGAGCAGAAGGAGTGGGTCGCGGCCTTCCAGAAGGTCATCGCTCGGCCCATGCTTCCCCAGGACTATGCCA CGGAAGCCAGCTTGAGGAGAAGACGATAA
- the tefm gene encoding transcription elongation factor, mitochondrial, with protein MWVVRYLLSAAVQRGHPGLLRRPLGSLPERYHRYLHCTCCWSSRISIADIDSTVCKDEPKSLDDCYTPEQRTAILQILNSASEDELAGVKLLRGQKAINIVEYRNRNGPFRDLESIVNVPLLKHKTATVVFNSIICPQEKKDKRKPRVQIVKFIRPEVDRSALKEANSIVSIICGTNKIAWAHVDRALTVLNWQQEDCPNFMRGAYMASAYLEDVTTVVSRMPAADLFVVEKPGISLQNTSLYSVMAHLRTVEAMLFALLGAPGEPGATPKVVNMMRVAVGRHFGLMVGEARTSGARTVRDMMTDSATRKAPRVTFPHELLVRYRNAFQVGTRNRGEELCDALLQAVAFYELLSE; from the exons ATGTGGGTCGTTCGCTATCTACTGTCTGCCGCAGTTCAAAGAG GGCACCCTGGTTTATTGCGACGCCCCTTGGGCTCCCTTCCTGAGCGATATCATAGATACCTCCACTGCACGTGTTGCTGGAGTAGCCGCATTTCAATAGCAGACATAGACTCGACAGTGTGTAAGGATGAACCTAAGTCTCTGGATGACTGCTACACCCCGGAGCAGAGGACTGCCATTCTGCAGATTCTCAACTCGGCGTCAGAGGACGAGCTGGCTGGGGTAAAACTCCTGAGAGGTCAAAAAGCAATTAATATAGTGGAGTATAGGAACAGGAATGGGCCATTCAGGGACCTTGAAAGCATTGTAAATGTACCGCTACTGAAGCACAAGACTGCTACGGTTGTGTTCAACTCTATCATCTGTCCCCAAGAGAAAAAAGATAAAAGGAAACCAAGAGTTCAGATTGTCAAGTTCATCAGGCCTGAAGTTGACCGAAGTGCTTTAAAG GAGGCCAACTCTATTGTGTCCATCATATGTGGCACCAATAAGATTGCCTGGGCACATGTGGACCGTGCTCTAACTGTGCTGAACTGGCAGCAGGAGGACTGTCCTAATTTTATGCGAGGAGCATACATGGCCTCAGCATACTTGGAAGAC GTGACCACAGTGGTCTCGCGAATGCCAGCGGCAGATTTGTTTGTGGTGGAGAAGCCGGGAATCTCACTGCAGAACACCTCCCTGTATTCCGTGATGGCCCACCTGCGCACGGTAGAGGCCATGCTGTTTGCCCTGCTGGGGGCACCAGGAGAACCTGGTGCTACGCCCAAGGTCGTCAACATGATGCGTGTGGCAGTGGGGCGGCACTTTGGGCTGATGGTGGGCGAGGCACGAACAAGTGGGGCGCGGACTGTCCGTGACATGATGACAGACTCGGCCACTCGGAAGGCCCCCCGCGTCACATTCCCCCACGAGCTGCTGGTGCGGTACAGGAACGCCTTCCAGGTGGGAACGCGCAACCGCGGTGAGGAACTGTGTGACGCCCTGCTGCAGGCTGTGGCCTTCTATGAGCTACTCAGTGAGTAG
- the LOC111833507 gene encoding arf-GAP with dual PH domain-containing protein 2 isoform X3, producing MANWDRNKNILLELVKLPNNSRCADCCAPDPDWASFKLGIFVCLNCSGTHRNLPAISRIKSIRLDNWDDDLFMKANGNAAARNIYEASVPVFYYTPQHQDCTVLKEQWIRAKYERREFTAESTPFQRTYAAEVYEGSLWKKGKDNKHFLKRRFLLSQKDFTLKYFTKEDRDIFHPQQSKMPKAVIAVKDLNAVFQPEKIGHMHGLQISYVQEDHTRNLFVYHDNGQEIVSWFNAIRAARFAFLKMAFPGANESELVPLLTRSYQKEGYMEKTGPMHWELFKKRWFILNSKDRKLLYFKTPLDAVELGVIFIGSESHGYSVKECLPRGTRGNKWKCGVTMDTPDRQFIFMCEQEREQKEWVAAFQKVIARPMLPQDYATEASLRRRR from the exons ATGGCTAACTGGGAccgaaataaaaatattttactggAATTGGTGAAACTTCCCAACAACAGCCGATGCGCAGACTGTTGCGCCCCGG ACCCAGACTGGGCATCTTTCAAGCTTGGCATTTTCGTGTGTCTGAACTGCTCCGGGACCCACCGCAACCTGCCTGCCATCAGTCGCATCAAATCCATACGCCTGGACAACTGGGACGATGACCTG TTCATGAAAGCTAACGGCAATGCTGCAGCCAGAAACATCTATGAGGCCTCGGTCCCAGTCTTCTACTATACGCCCCAGCACCAGGACTGCAC AGTTCTGAAAGAGCAGTGGATTAGGGCCAAGTATGAGCGGAGGGAGTTCACTGCAGAGAGCACGCCCTTCCAACGGACCTACGCTGCTG AAGTCTATGAAGGGTCGTTATGGAAGAAGGGCAAGGACAACAAACACTTCTTGAAAAGGAGGTTCCTCCTCTCTCAGAAGGACTTCACCCTGAAGTACTTCACTAAAGAAGAT AGAGACATATTTCACCCGCAGCAATCCAAGATGCCCAAAGCAGTTATTGCTGTAAAAGATCTGAATGCCGTCTTCCAACCAGAGAAGATTGGTCACATGCATGGGCTCCAGATCTCCTACGTCCAGGAGGACCACACCAGGAACTTGTTTGTGTACCATGACAATGGGCAG GAGATTGTTTCCTGGTTCAACGCAATACGAGCCGCCCGctttgcttttttgaaaatggccTTTCCTGGAGCCAATGAAAGTGAG CTCGTACCCCTGCTAACCCGAAGTTACCAAAAAGAAGGTTATATGGAGAAAACTGGACCGATG CACTGGGAGCTGTTCAAGAAGAGATGGTTCATTCTGAACTCTAAGGACAGAAAGCTGCTCTATTTCAAAACCCCGCTG GATGCTGTAGAGCTGGGCGTCATATTCATCGGCTCAGAGAGTCACGGCTACTCAGTGAAGGAGTGCCTACCCAGAGGCACGCGCGGGAACAAGTGGAAGTGCGGGGTGACCATGGATACGCCGGACCGGCAGTTCATCTTCATGTGTGAGCAGGAGCGAGAGCAGAAGGAGTGGGTCGCGGCCTTCCAGAAGGTCATCGCTCGGCCCATGCTTCCCCAGGACTATGCCA CGGAAGCCAGCTTGAGGAGAAGACGATAA
- the LOC111833507 gene encoding arf-GAP with dual PH domain-containing protein 2 isoform X6, with the protein MANWDRNKNILLELVKLPNNSRCADCCAPDPDWASFKLGIFVCLNCSGTHRNLPAISRIKSIRLDNWDDDLVQFMKANGNAAARNIYEASVPVFYYTPQHQDCTVLKEQWIRAKYERREFTAESTPFQRTYAAEVYEGSLWKKGKDNKHFLKRRFLLSQKDFTLKYFTKEDMPKAVIAVKDLNAVFQPEKIGHMHGLQISYVQEDHTRNLFVYHDNGQEIVSWFNAIRAARFAFLKMAFPGANESELVPLLTRSYQKEGYMEKTGPMHWELFKKRWFILNSKDRKLLYFKTPLDAVELGVIFIGSESHGYSVKECLPRGTRGNKWKCGVTMDTPDRQFIFMCEQEREQKEWVAAFQKVIARPMLPQDYATEASLRRRR; encoded by the exons ATGGCTAACTGGGAccgaaataaaaatattttactggAATTGGTGAAACTTCCCAACAACAGCCGATGCGCAGACTGTTGCGCCCCGG ACCCAGACTGGGCATCTTTCAAGCTTGGCATTTTCGTGTGTCTGAACTGCTCCGGGACCCACCGCAACCTGCCTGCCATCAGTCGCATCAAATCCATACGCCTGGACAACTGGGACGATGACCTGGTACAG TTCATGAAAGCTAACGGCAATGCTGCAGCCAGAAACATCTATGAGGCCTCGGTCCCAGTCTTCTACTATACGCCCCAGCACCAGGACTGCAC AGTTCTGAAAGAGCAGTGGATTAGGGCCAAGTATGAGCGGAGGGAGTTCACTGCAGAGAGCACGCCCTTCCAACGGACCTACGCTGCTG AAGTCTATGAAGGGTCGTTATGGAAGAAGGGCAAGGACAACAAACACTTCTTGAAAAGGAGGTTCCTCCTCTCTCAGAAGGACTTCACCCTGAAGTACTTCACTAAAGAAGAT ATGCCCAAAGCAGTTATTGCTGTAAAAGATCTGAATGCCGTCTTCCAACCAGAGAAGATTGGTCACATGCATGGGCTCCAGATCTCCTACGTCCAGGAGGACCACACCAGGAACTTGTTTGTGTACCATGACAATGGGCAG GAGATTGTTTCCTGGTTCAACGCAATACGAGCCGCCCGctttgcttttttgaaaatggccTTTCCTGGAGCCAATGAAAGTGAG CTCGTACCCCTGCTAACCCGAAGTTACCAAAAAGAAGGTTATATGGAGAAAACTGGACCGATG CACTGGGAGCTGTTCAAGAAGAGATGGTTCATTCTGAACTCTAAGGACAGAAAGCTGCTCTATTTCAAAACCCCGCTG GATGCTGTAGAGCTGGGCGTCATATTCATCGGCTCAGAGAGTCACGGCTACTCAGTGAAGGAGTGCCTACCCAGAGGCACGCGCGGGAACAAGTGGAAGTGCGGGGTGACCATGGATACGCCGGACCGGCAGTTCATCTTCATGTGTGAGCAGGAGCGAGAGCAGAAGGAGTGGGTCGCGGCCTTCCAGAAGGTCATCGCTCGGCCCATGCTTCCCCAGGACTATGCCA CGGAAGCCAGCTTGAGGAGAAGACGATAA
- the LOC111833507 gene encoding arf-GAP with dual PH domain-containing protein 2 isoform X7, which produces MKANGNAAARNIYEASVPVFYYTPQHQDCTVLKEQWIRAKYERREFTAESTPFQRTYAAEVYEGSLWKKGKDNKHFLKRRFLLSQKDFTLKYFTKEDRDIFHPQQSKMPKAVIAVKDLNAVFQPEKIGHMHGLQISYVQEDHTRNLFVYHDNGQEIVSWFNAIRAARFAFLKMAFPGANESELVPLLTRSYQKEGYMEKTGPMHWELFKKRWFILNSKDRKLLYFKTPLDAVELGVIFIGSESHGYSVKECLPRGTRGNKWKCGVTMDTPDRQFIFMCEQEREQKEWVAAFQKVIARPMLPQDYATEASLRRRR; this is translated from the exons ATGAAAGCTAACGGCAATGCTGCAGCCAGAAACATCTATGAGGCCTCGGTCCCAGTCTTCTACTATACGCCCCAGCACCAGGACTGCAC AGTTCTGAAAGAGCAGTGGATTAGGGCCAAGTATGAGCGGAGGGAGTTCACTGCAGAGAGCACGCCCTTCCAACGGACCTACGCTGCTG AAGTCTATGAAGGGTCGTTATGGAAGAAGGGCAAGGACAACAAACACTTCTTGAAAAGGAGGTTCCTCCTCTCTCAGAAGGACTTCACCCTGAAGTACTTCACTAAAGAAGAT AGAGACATATTTCACCCGCAGCAATCCAAGATGCCCAAAGCAGTTATTGCTGTAAAAGATCTGAATGCCGTCTTCCAACCAGAGAAGATTGGTCACATGCATGGGCTCCAGATCTCCTACGTCCAGGAGGACCACACCAGGAACTTGTTTGTGTACCATGACAATGGGCAG GAGATTGTTTCCTGGTTCAACGCAATACGAGCCGCCCGctttgcttttttgaaaatggccTTTCCTGGAGCCAATGAAAGTGAG CTCGTACCCCTGCTAACCCGAAGTTACCAAAAAGAAGGTTATATGGAGAAAACTGGACCGATG CACTGGGAGCTGTTCAAGAAGAGATGGTTCATTCTGAACTCTAAGGACAGAAAGCTGCTCTATTTCAAAACCCCGCTG GATGCTGTAGAGCTGGGCGTCATATTCATCGGCTCAGAGAGTCACGGCTACTCAGTGAAGGAGTGCCTACCCAGAGGCACGCGCGGGAACAAGTGGAAGTGCGGGGTGACCATGGATACGCCGGACCGGCAGTTCATCTTCATGTGTGAGCAGGAGCGAGAGCAGAAGGAGTGGGTCGCGGCCTTCCAGAAGGTCATCGCTCGGCCCATGCTTCCCCAGGACTATGCCA CGGAAGCCAGCTTGAGGAGAAGACGATAA
- the LOC111833507 gene encoding arf-GAP with dual PH domain-containing protein 2 isoform X5: protein MANWDRNKNILLELVKLPNNSRCADCCAPDPDWASFKLGIFVCLNCSGTHRNLPAISRIKSIRLDNWDDDLVQFMKANGNAAARNIYEASVPVFYYTPQHQDCTVLKEQWIRAKYERREFTAESTPFQRTYAAVYEGSLWKKGKDNKHFLKRRFLLSQKDFTLKYFTKEDQSKMPKAVIAVKDLNAVFQPEKIGHMHGLQISYVQEDHTRNLFVYHDNGQEIVSWFNAIRAARFAFLKMAFPGANESELVPLLTRSYQKEGYMEKTGPMHWELFKKRWFILNSKDRKLLYFKTPLDAVELGVIFIGSESHGYSVKECLPRGTRGNKWKCGVTMDTPDRQFIFMCEQEREQKEWVAAFQKVIARPMLPQDYATEASLRRRR, encoded by the exons ATGGCTAACTGGGAccgaaataaaaatattttactggAATTGGTGAAACTTCCCAACAACAGCCGATGCGCAGACTGTTGCGCCCCGG ACCCAGACTGGGCATCTTTCAAGCTTGGCATTTTCGTGTGTCTGAACTGCTCCGGGACCCACCGCAACCTGCCTGCCATCAGTCGCATCAAATCCATACGCCTGGACAACTGGGACGATGACCTGGTACAG TTCATGAAAGCTAACGGCAATGCTGCAGCCAGAAACATCTATGAGGCCTCGGTCCCAGTCTTCTACTATACGCCCCAGCACCAGGACTGCAC AGTTCTGAAAGAGCAGTGGATTAGGGCCAAGTATGAGCGGAGGGAGTTCACTGCAGAGAGCACGCCCTTCCAACGGACCTACGCTGCTG TCTATGAAGGGTCGTTATGGAAGAAGGGCAAGGACAACAAACACTTCTTGAAAAGGAGGTTCCTCCTCTCTCAGAAGGACTTCACCCTGAAGTACTTCACTAAAGAAGAT CAATCCAAGATGCCCAAAGCAGTTATTGCTGTAAAAGATCTGAATGCCGTCTTCCAACCAGAGAAGATTGGTCACATGCATGGGCTCCAGATCTCCTACGTCCAGGAGGACCACACCAGGAACTTGTTTGTGTACCATGACAATGGGCAG GAGATTGTTTCCTGGTTCAACGCAATACGAGCCGCCCGctttgcttttttgaaaatggccTTTCCTGGAGCCAATGAAAGTGAG CTCGTACCCCTGCTAACCCGAAGTTACCAAAAAGAAGGTTATATGGAGAAAACTGGACCGATG CACTGGGAGCTGTTCAAGAAGAGATGGTTCATTCTGAACTCTAAGGACAGAAAGCTGCTCTATTTCAAAACCCCGCTG GATGCTGTAGAGCTGGGCGTCATATTCATCGGCTCAGAGAGTCACGGCTACTCAGTGAAGGAGTGCCTACCCAGAGGCACGCGCGGGAACAAGTGGAAGTGCGGGGTGACCATGGATACGCCGGACCGGCAGTTCATCTTCATGTGTGAGCAGGAGCGAGAGCAGAAGGAGTGGGTCGCGGCCTTCCAGAAGGTCATCGCTCGGCCCATGCTTCCCCAGGACTATGCCA CGGAAGCCAGCTTGAGGAGAAGACGATAA
- the LOC111833507 gene encoding arf-GAP with dual PH domain-containing protein 2 isoform X2, producing MANWDRNKNILLELVKLPNNSRCADCCAPDPDWASFKLGIFVCLNCSGTHRNLPAISRIKSIRLDNWDDDLVQFMKANGNAAARNIYEASVPVFYYTPQHQDCTVLKEQWIRAKYERREFTAESTPFQRTYAAVYEGSLWKKGKDNKHFLKRRFLLSQKDFTLKYFTKEDRDIFHPQQSKMPKAVIAVKDLNAVFQPEKIGHMHGLQISYVQEDHTRNLFVYHDNGQEIVSWFNAIRAARFAFLKMAFPGANESELVPLLTRSYQKEGYMEKTGPMHWELFKKRWFILNSKDRKLLYFKTPLDAVELGVIFIGSESHGYSVKECLPRGTRGNKWKCGVTMDTPDRQFIFMCEQEREQKEWVAAFQKVIARPMLPQDYATEASLRRRR from the exons ATGGCTAACTGGGAccgaaataaaaatattttactggAATTGGTGAAACTTCCCAACAACAGCCGATGCGCAGACTGTTGCGCCCCGG ACCCAGACTGGGCATCTTTCAAGCTTGGCATTTTCGTGTGTCTGAACTGCTCCGGGACCCACCGCAACCTGCCTGCCATCAGTCGCATCAAATCCATACGCCTGGACAACTGGGACGATGACCTGGTACAG TTCATGAAAGCTAACGGCAATGCTGCAGCCAGAAACATCTATGAGGCCTCGGTCCCAGTCTTCTACTATACGCCCCAGCACCAGGACTGCAC AGTTCTGAAAGAGCAGTGGATTAGGGCCAAGTATGAGCGGAGGGAGTTCACTGCAGAGAGCACGCCCTTCCAACGGACCTACGCTGCTG TCTATGAAGGGTCGTTATGGAAGAAGGGCAAGGACAACAAACACTTCTTGAAAAGGAGGTTCCTCCTCTCTCAGAAGGACTTCACCCTGAAGTACTTCACTAAAGAAGAT AGAGACATATTTCACCCGCAGCAATCCAAGATGCCCAAAGCAGTTATTGCTGTAAAAGATCTGAATGCCGTCTTCCAACCAGAGAAGATTGGTCACATGCATGGGCTCCAGATCTCCTACGTCCAGGAGGACCACACCAGGAACTTGTTTGTGTACCATGACAATGGGCAG GAGATTGTTTCCTGGTTCAACGCAATACGAGCCGCCCGctttgcttttttgaaaatggccTTTCCTGGAGCCAATGAAAGTGAG CTCGTACCCCTGCTAACCCGAAGTTACCAAAAAGAAGGTTATATGGAGAAAACTGGACCGATG CACTGGGAGCTGTTCAAGAAGAGATGGTTCATTCTGAACTCTAAGGACAGAAAGCTGCTCTATTTCAAAACCCCGCTG GATGCTGTAGAGCTGGGCGTCATATTCATCGGCTCAGAGAGTCACGGCTACTCAGTGAAGGAGTGCCTACCCAGAGGCACGCGCGGGAACAAGTGGAAGTGCGGGGTGACCATGGATACGCCGGACCGGCAGTTCATCTTCATGTGTGAGCAGGAGCGAGAGCAGAAGGAGTGGGTCGCGGCCTTCCAGAAGGTCATCGCTCGGCCCATGCTTCCCCAGGACTATGCCA CGGAAGCCAGCTTGAGGAGAAGACGATAA
- the LOC111833507 gene encoding arf-GAP with dual PH domain-containing protein 2 isoform X1 gives MANWDRNKNILLELVKLPNNSRCADCCAPDPDWASFKLGIFVCLNCSGTHRNLPAISRIKSIRLDNWDDDLVQFMKANGNAAARNIYEASVPVFYYTPQHQDCTVLKEQWIRAKYERREFTAESTPFQRTYAAEVYEGSLWKKGKDNKHFLKRRFLLSQKDFTLKYFTKEDRDIFHPQQSKMPKAVIAVKDLNAVFQPEKIGHMHGLQISYVQEDHTRNLFVYHDNGQEIVSWFNAIRAARFAFLKMAFPGANESELVPLLTRSYQKEGYMEKTGPMHWELFKKRWFILNSKDRKLLYFKTPLDAVELGVIFIGSESHGYSVKECLPRGTRGNKWKCGVTMDTPDRQFIFMCEQEREQKEWVAAFQKVIARPMLPQDYATEASLRRRR, from the exons ATGGCTAACTGGGAccgaaataaaaatattttactggAATTGGTGAAACTTCCCAACAACAGCCGATGCGCAGACTGTTGCGCCCCGG ACCCAGACTGGGCATCTTTCAAGCTTGGCATTTTCGTGTGTCTGAACTGCTCCGGGACCCACCGCAACCTGCCTGCCATCAGTCGCATCAAATCCATACGCCTGGACAACTGGGACGATGACCTGGTACAG TTCATGAAAGCTAACGGCAATGCTGCAGCCAGAAACATCTATGAGGCCTCGGTCCCAGTCTTCTACTATACGCCCCAGCACCAGGACTGCAC AGTTCTGAAAGAGCAGTGGATTAGGGCCAAGTATGAGCGGAGGGAGTTCACTGCAGAGAGCACGCCCTTCCAACGGACCTACGCTGCTG AAGTCTATGAAGGGTCGTTATGGAAGAAGGGCAAGGACAACAAACACTTCTTGAAAAGGAGGTTCCTCCTCTCTCAGAAGGACTTCACCCTGAAGTACTTCACTAAAGAAGAT AGAGACATATTTCACCCGCAGCAATCCAAGATGCCCAAAGCAGTTATTGCTGTAAAAGATCTGAATGCCGTCTTCCAACCAGAGAAGATTGGTCACATGCATGGGCTCCAGATCTCCTACGTCCAGGAGGACCACACCAGGAACTTGTTTGTGTACCATGACAATGGGCAG GAGATTGTTTCCTGGTTCAACGCAATACGAGCCGCCCGctttgcttttttgaaaatggccTTTCCTGGAGCCAATGAAAGTGAG CTCGTACCCCTGCTAACCCGAAGTTACCAAAAAGAAGGTTATATGGAGAAAACTGGACCGATG CACTGGGAGCTGTTCAAGAAGAGATGGTTCATTCTGAACTCTAAGGACAGAAAGCTGCTCTATTTCAAAACCCCGCTG GATGCTGTAGAGCTGGGCGTCATATTCATCGGCTCAGAGAGTCACGGCTACTCAGTGAAGGAGTGCCTACCCAGAGGCACGCGCGGGAACAAGTGGAAGTGCGGGGTGACCATGGATACGCCGGACCGGCAGTTCATCTTCATGTGTGAGCAGGAGCGAGAGCAGAAGGAGTGGGTCGCGGCCTTCCAGAAGGTCATCGCTCGGCCCATGCTTCCCCAGGACTATGCCA CGGAAGCCAGCTTGAGGAGAAGACGATAA